A part of Aegilops tauschii subsp. strangulata cultivar AL8/78 chromosome 2, Aet v6.0, whole genome shotgun sequence genomic DNA contains:
- the LOC120974148 gene encoding uncharacterized protein, producing the protein MDAPLAATRPASRRSNPVVERKLVELDDCLVKALNSRPRRYDVDARLFPEIQARIDFLRSLIAAERDSHSHSGGRPGHLVEAEERFSVLERAFQQWAQSVVAAAAEEEEADQAASESESGSSGGCSCNDSCSGFEFTGPEVASDPKCNPESGDAAEAQKEAAAAIEVAPTTGTTARRRWWRRRAALCGAAGVVAVIALAAGLALEFAAVSGPSVNLVPT; encoded by the coding sequence ATGGACGCGCCGCTGGCGGCGACGCGGCCGGCGAGCCGTCGCTCGAACCCCGTGGTGGAGCGGAAGCTCGTCGAACTTGACGATTGCCTCGTCAAGGCGCTGAACTCCCGACCGCGGCGCTATGACGTGGACGCCAGGCTATTCCCGGAGATCCAGGCCAGGATCGACTTCCTCCGCTCGCTCATCGCCGCCGAGCGGGACAGCCACAGCCACAGCGGCGGGCGGCCGGGGCACCTTGTCGAGGCCGAGGAGCGCTTCAGCGTCCTCGAGAGGGCGTTCCAGCAGTGGGCGCAGAGTGTCGTCGCCGCGGCAGCCGAGGAAGAAGAAGCCGATCAGGCGGCATCCGAGTCCGAGTCCGGGTCGTCCGGCGGCTGCTCATGCAACGACTCCTGCTCCGGCTTCGAGTTCACGGGCCCGGAGGTGGCGTCCGACCCCAAGTGCAACCCCGAGAGCGGCGACGCGGCGGAAGCACAAAAGGAGGCGGCCGCGGCGATAGAGGTGGCGCCCACGACAGGTACTACCGCTCGGCGGCGCTGGTGGAGACGGCGCGCTGCTCTGTGCGGCGCTGCTGGCGTGGTGGCGGTGATCGCGCTCGCGGCCGGGTTGGCGTTAGAGTTTGCCGCGGTGTCGGGGCCGTCAGTCAACCTTGTTCCGACGTAG